The Streptomyces laurentii region CCAGCTTCGCCTTGACGAAGTCGATCGACGCTTTGTAGCCGGTACGGCCGTGCGCCCGGTTGCCGCCGTTGGCGGTGGCGATCGACTGGAGGTCGGCGAGGTGCTGCTTGACGTTCGTCAGGGATATGTCGGGCGGGGTGACGGCGGCCGTGCCGGTGCCGGCGGCGACCTGCGCGGTGGCGGGTGCGGCGGCGAAGGCGCCCGCGGCGAGCGCGGACACGGCGAGGAGGGCGGAGAGTCTCGCGGAGATCTTCATGTGTGGGGGCTCCGGATTCCGAACTGGGGATGGGACGGAACGTGCGCGCGCCTCGCGCCGTGGGTGACGCGAGGCGTTGGAGCTGTACAGGTGCACGAGTGCGGTGGGACGCCGTGCGGGTGCGCTGTGCCGCGGCTCGATGCGGTGCGGCGCGTGACGAATGTTCGACCCCGGCGTGATGCACCGTCAAGACGCAATCCGGTCAGGGGTGTTCGCTCAGCGGACACGTTCCCGTCATGTCCGGTTGGCGTCGGTCTTCCCCCGTGGGACCGGCGTTGGCGGAATCCCGGGTTCTACGCCTCGGCGTCCTCCGTGCCGCCTGGCTCGCCGGCCTCGTCCGGCTGCCCCGCCGGGTCCGCGGCTTCGACGCCGATCCCGCTCT contains the following coding sequences:
- a CDS encoding BAU85296.1 (identified by MetaGeneAnnotator; putative), coding for MDGARPGDRVMPADESGIGVEAADPAGQPDEAGEPGGTEDAEA